In Dryobates pubescens isolate bDryPub1 chromosome 27, bDryPub1.pri, whole genome shotgun sequence, the DNA window ggacctctagtgGGTCGTCTTAACCCTAACAGCCTCATCTCTTAGCCAACATGTGAATGCAATCAGTCCGGTTTCCAttgccttcctgctctctgtgtgtgggTGAGATACTGTTGATATCTCCATTCTTCTTACATCAGCCTTCTTGAGCAAGTGTTTCCCCCAATTTACAAACACGGAAATGGTTTGAATAACCGTGGCAGAAGGTCAGGGAGATACACATCTAATACATCTTCTTAGTTTTAAGGGGATTTCTGATGCAAAGCACACAGAGGAAGCTGGTAGGCAGAATGtcatcccccagcccagctgagtAATCGGAGTCATGTGAAACGTAACACTATGTAATGTTATACAATCATCTGGAACAGCAGTATGTTCTCTGGGGCCAGACCTGATGCTAAATATCAGACAGACATTTAAACACCAACCCACCCTCCTTGGCACAGGAAGCCCTCATGCGTCAGCCCTGGCACTAGCTGGGCAACGCATCCTTGCTCGGGATGCAGCTCTTAGGCTGCTCCTGAACTGCCTTGCGCCTGCTGGAACCAAATCCTTAGGTTTCAGCTCTGTAACATGGAATAGCTTTTCAATCAAGAGAATTTTAATAACAGGCTTCAGAGATTCAAGATTTTGTCATGGTGGCTAAATTGACCAAATTCACATTACAGTATCAAGGCAGATCTAGGTTGTCTGTGATAAAGGCGATTATCCTTGGTAGTTTACAAGGGGCAGTAGGAAAGCTTTGCTCATCATGTTTTAGACTCAGTAAAGCACTGAGATTTTGTATGCTTTTCATAAACTAGAAGAGTGAAAGGAAAACTGTATTTCCCATGCAGATATCCTGGGAAAAGAGATTACCAAAGCTAGGAATGTAACATGAGCCACAATGGAGAGCCTGacaagcagcacagaagcatGGCCACTCAGAGGAGCTCAGGGTGCTAGCTTTATTGGTCTACTTGCAAATCAGAGTGACCTTAGTGTGAAGGATGTTAGAGATGGCTCCTGGAGAGCTTCAGGGAGTGTGCTGACCAAAAAACATTCCCCTAAGCAGATCTTGAGCTTGCGCCACAGCTGcaccaaagagaaagaaacaacgTGGGTTCAGATCACATTATCACACTGCATTTTTGCTCAGGACCATTGATTTGAAGGGCATAAAATACTTGCCCTAAAGCCTGAAGTAACCTGAACCTGATTTGGAGACTCTTAGAACATGGCCAATGTTTGGACAAATGTGAACTCACAAACCTGAGTATATCTAGGGCTGATGGGGAGCAAGTGTCAGCACTGTTTGACTTCATGCAAAAAAACAACAGTCACCTTTCAGTCTCATTGTGGAGTGCAGAAAAGCTTCTGTTTGAATTTTACACCGAATAGCAGAGCTGTAGCAtcacttgaagccattgcttGAAGCCAATACTCCAAAAGTGCTACTCTACAGTGACAGACATGAAGGTGATGCTCTGAAACCAGTGCTGCTTAAAGCTGCCTGTTTCAAATAGCTCCAGCACTGATCAAATCACAAATCTAGAGAGCTCAGCTGAAGGGAGTGAGGAAAAAATGAGTTGCACAACACCCCCCAACCATTTAGCATGCTACCTTTTTCCTCCACACTTTGAAACCTGGTAGCAAAGCAGGACAAGTAGGGCTGAGATTGGAGGAATATTCACTCAGACTTATGCCCTCTCCCACTTAACCCAGACACAGATATAACTTCTCATTCAGCTAACTGCCCAAGTGACAGACAAGGCactgaattaattttctttggCCAACAAGAACTCAGTCCCATGCAGTACCCTGATGCAAGAGGAGGGGATACATTGCCAGTCTCTGCACACTGAAGCAGGGCATTGGAAGGCTAAACTGGGTGATAGAATTCATGGGAACACAGCTAAAATCCCAGCTTTTACTCTTTCTGTGGTTCCAAGTGCAGCTCTGCATCCATCCCACATCAAGAAAAAAGCAGAAGTTTCCTCAGGGTTCTTTATTATCTAAGTGTCACTTGTATCTTCTTCTGGCAGTGCAGTGCAACCTCTCTGAAAGACAGCCAGCCAACCACCTCCCAGTTCCTTGAAAATGAGACAGAGGTCACTGAACCCAAAGGTTAGGAGCTCTGGCaaagcaacagacacaaacccaAGGACTGAAGACATCCCAGTCAAACAAACCAGCATGCTCTTGAAGAAGATCAGTGCAGAGGGATAGTGCAGAGCTCAGAGAGCAGAGTGCACAAgccctttggcagcagcagcagctcacactgGAAGGAGCACTAGAAAGTTATGGAAAGCCATAATTAGACACAAGTGGCCAAGCAGTAAAACCCTCAGGGGTGGCTGAGGGTCCTCTGCGCTGATGCTCAGGCTGCCTCTCTGGATAGCTCATCAGGGACTGAAGTGCCCGTGTTGCAAACACACGAATTGGAACAGCTTTCCATTACACTCCTGCAGTTGCCCTCATTTAAATTTAGAAAAGGAGATGTACTTTTTGGTGTGTTTATTTACCTTTTTGAAGTGCATGACTGAGCAGAAGAAAATTATTAGAATGATACTGTATAAACACTGCTTCCGGCTTCAGCCCTGCTCATTCCCTCTCACTTGACTGCGGTGCTCCATCACCTGACCCTTTCAGTTTTCCTATCTCTGACAACCGCCTTCCTGCTTTCCCTGCCTGAAGGGTGATATATTAAGAGCTGTAATGCTTTCCTAGAACAGAGCAGTGACTAATCCAGCTCCAGGTCCAGTGGTGTGCAGTCAGTCAGCTGAGAATTATTACCCGCTTAGGtctttcccttctctgtggggagcagctACACTGAGAAGCAagacttgctccagcagcctgactTCAGCTGGAtgtctccaagctgaagagctgctccaCAAGTCACTGTGGctgccactgccagagcagagaggaccTCTGCCAAGTGCTTGGCAATAACCAAATCTAAAAtgtggtttgtttgtctgttttttttctttcctttccccccttcctcttttccctgtCTTTAGCAAACGAGCTGTCTCGGAGCACCAGCTGTTGCACGACAAAGGCAAGTCGATCCAAGACTTACGGAGAAGAATATTCCTTCAGAATTTAATCGAAGGCGTCAACACGGCGGAAATCCGCGCGACCTCCGAGGTGTCGCCTAACCCCAAGCCTGCCACCAACACAAAGAACTACCCTGTCCGCTTCGGCAGCGAAGACGAGGGCAGATACCTAACTCAGGAGACAAACAAATCCCAGACCTACAAGGAGCAGCCCTTGAAGGTGtcggggaagaagaagaaagcaaagcctgGGAAGCGCAAGGagcaagagaagaagaagaggcgAGCCCGCTCAGCTCGGCTGAACCCCAGCAcgctgggaagagctgggacTGTGAGCCcgctcctgggcagctctgctcctacACACAATCACACCTGGAGGTAATTTTCATATGTCCTTCTGGGGGTCAGGCCAGGTGTTCACTGAAACTGTTCTCCTTTTGGTGTGAGAGGCCGGGGCCTCACTCAAACCTGGAGCAATAGCACAGCTTTTGCTCATGACTGGGCAGTGGCTTTTCAGgcagcacacagtctcaaggtgcttTCTGGAGGTAGGTGAGTGCCCTTTCCACCAGACACTGGTGACCAAGTCTGTCCTTCCTATGACAAACAAGCCAAGTAAACTGTTTACTGTcaaaaggaggctgagtgaAAAGCAAGTCAACCTACTCCTGCAAAAAGAGAGcccaccatagccattaaaaCCTCCTTCCCCCATTTAAATGTGTTGCAGataggtaggggttggtctcttctgccaggcagccaccaacagaacacaggacacagtctcaagctgcaccaggggaagtttaggctcgaggtgaggagaaagttcttcatagaaagagcaattggccaatggaatgtgctgcccagggaggtggcagagtcaccatccctgaaggtgttaacAAAaagaagattggatgtggcacttggagccatggtttagttgccaggaggtgttagatAATAGGTTgatggtcttgatgatctttgaggtcttttccaacctggttgattctgtgattctgtctcccACATCAGATCTTTGTCCCACACTTGGGCCTCAGACAATTGAAAGCTTTATTTAAGGCTCTGCGTCTATAAAATGGTGaaattttctttcctgcctCTCAACACCTCCCCTTTTTGGCAGCTTTCCTACCCTTACTTTACAGTTTTTCATTTTACTGTTTAACCTTAGGGGAGAACATGGAAAAGTTCTCTCAGCAATACCTGCAAGCAAGGCAGACTAGCCTCTCAGCATCACATTTTCCCTGTCATTAGGACTTTTTAGTTCAGATCCATCGTTTTTTTTGTCAGCTCATGACACAACGACGTTGCCACTGAAAAATGTTGAGCATTGCTGTAGGAGAGGATGTGCTTCCTTCCTCTGTGCCAATGAAAGGTTTGCAGGGCAGTAATGAGTTGGAGGCTTCAGCCTAGCTTTCCTAAAAGACTCATCCCCTTGCAGCCATCTTTGCTTGAGGGGAAGCCTGCGTGCTTGCAGACAAAGACAAATGGTCTGCTCCTCAGTTCTCTCCAGATGTTTGCATTTTCAGCAGCAGAACCCcacctttttctctccctctccacttCAGCAGAATAGAGACACAAATGCCACTTGCTCACAGTAAAGCCCTTAGCAAGAGATGCCAGCTGTGGGATTTACTAAAACCAGTCTTGGCTTAATCCTTGCACTGTGCTCCATCGCCTCAGCTTCTGCTGGCATCCCACAGGAGTTATCAGCATTTGGGACCATaaagcagtcagcatggctGAACAGTTAGTAGTGAACTAAGAgaggctgctttgcctcagcACCTTAGGAAAagtcaggagctgcctgcctgccactgcCACAGATGTTAAGAAACTGTGGTGGCTAATAAATAACATCTGTCTTTGGCACACAGAAACCTCCAATGTAGGGAAGAAAACATTGTAGGGCATttgaacatttctttcttttcctcactACACTGCCTTTGGTTGCACATCCAAAGGAACACACAGAAGAATTACAGGTATAACTCTGCTGATTTTCCTAGTTCACCCTTTCTATTCCAAGTATGGCTGGATGACTGAAAGCAGGCAGCTTCACTGTGGAGTCCAGAATGCTGAAGCCAGCACTGATATTATTGCTTGAGGTGCAGAGTTTCTCCAGGGCAAGAAAGAGATTCCTAAAGATGACCTACAGCTTAGATACTAAACTAAAGATGATTAAACAAAGAGAAGCCATGAAATAGGAAAATTCAATTCCTCCTTCACCAGTACAGAGCATGCCATGCTCTTAGTATGCCAGCTTGCAGTTAacccagcaggctggcagaacAGGCAGTTTCTAAAGTTTAACTGACAGCAAGAACCAGATCCTTGACTTGGACTTTAAGTAGGGGGAGTTGCCTATGCAGTTATTAGCACAAGGTGGGCAAGCACATTTGAAATGGAGGGGTGACCACATCTGAATGAAGCTGATTCTTCTACTCTACCTACTGGTGAGGGGCAAGGAAGGTGTGCAGACAGGATGTCCATG includes these proteins:
- the PTHLH gene encoding parathyroid hormone-related protein — its product is MFTKLFQQWSFAVFLLSYSVPSYGRSVEGISRRLKRAVSEHQLLHDKGKSIQDLRRRIFLQNLIEGVNTAEIRATSEVSPNPKPATNTKNYPVRFGSEDEGRYLTQETNKSQTYKEQPLKVSGKKKKAKPGKRKEQEKKKRRARSARLNPSTLGRAGTVSPLLGSSAPTHNHTWRRR